The sequence below is a genomic window from Mycobacterium spongiae.
CAGCGGGACATGGAGGCCCAGGTTGAGGCCCTGAGCCATGATCGAGCCCTCCAGCGCGAAGAAGATGAATGTGAACGTGGCGAAGATGACGTTGGTGACCACTGACCCGTAGTAGCCGAATCCGCTGCCCCGGGTGATCAGATCCAGATCGATGTTGTACCGCGCCGCATAGTAGGCCAGCGGAAGGCCTGTGATGAAGACCACTGTCGCAAATAGCCCAATTCCCCAGAGTGCGTTGGCAGTTCCCCACGCGATGCCTACATTGGCGCCGATCGCGAAGTCGGCCAGATAGGCGATTCCACCGAGGGCCGAGATTCCCACGACCGCCGGGGACCATCGTCGGTAGCTGCGTGGCGCGAACCGAAGTGTGTAGTCCTCGAGCGTTTCTCTGGTGGCCGCGACCGGCCCCTCCAAATCAGTTGGGGCTGAACGTATTGCCTCCGTGTCGCTACCCAGCATCAACCCTCCTGAGCAATGTCATCGGTCGACGGCAATCAGAATCTCCATGGCGTGCCGTGCGCCTGCCTTTGTGGAGAATGTGAAAGTTAACTCCACGTCAACGCGTTGGTGGAACGTCGCTACCGTTCAGCGTGACTGTAACCCTGGCTTTGAGGGCATGCCACCCGAAGGCCGCGGGTACAGCGATGTCGCAGACGTTGTCCAGCGGTCTCACAAGATCGGTGATTTCTGGTGAACCGTGGCGAGTCGGGCTAGATCCTGACAGCGACGAAACTGGCTGCTTGAGTGGTCATTCCGGGGACGTAGCTGGTGTGCGCTTTCCACTGGTCGCCGTTGGAGCAGATCGGGTCCCCGGGGTGGCACAGGTTGAGGATCTTGCCCGCGAAATGTGGGCTCAGAACCGTCATCAACCTGCCCGCGCGGCCAGAGGGATTTCCGAAAAGCGTGACCGCGACAACGTGCTGTGCCGCTCGGGCCGGCAAAGGATCTCGGAAACCCAGACCGGGAACTGGCGCCGCCGTGACGATATCGATCACCGCCGCACCCTGCGAGTACCCGCCGAGCACCAGTCGTGTCTCGGGACACGCGGCCGCCATTTCCTGAACATGGTCGCTGGCGTCATTCGCGCCTGCGGTGGCGGCGAGAAAGTCCTCGTCCGCGGGATAGTCCACGCCATACGCGCCGATGTTCTTGCCGGTCTGCTCGCGGAGGGAGGCGACCAACGCGGTGCCCACCCGTCCGAGACCGGGCGGCTCGTCGGTTCCACGGGCAAAGATCACCTCGGCGTCCGGGCACGACGCTCCATGCGCCGTCGGCGCCGAGACAGTCAACGAAGGGGCCAACACGATTGCGGCTGTTGCGGCGACCGGGATGAGCCTCATGAGTCCCGATTTTAGGGGCATGTGGCCGATGTTTCGGTGAACCAAGGACGATGGATCTGGGCATTTCCCCGGCCACTAGAGCCTGGAGGCGACGAAGGTCGCAGCCTGGTTGGTGTACTCGGGGATGTAGCCGTCGGTGTGCCCGCTCAACGCGTTGCCCGGGCCCGCGTGACAGATCGGGTCTGTGGGATTGCACAAGTCGATGGCCTTGGAACCCAACAACGAACTCTGGTTCGTCAGCGGTCCGCCAGTGCGACGGGCCACATTGCCGAAAACGGCGACCGCTGCGATGTTGTCGGCATATTGGGCGGGTAGCGCACTGCCCCAGGGGATGCCGGCAATCCGAACGCCACTGACGATGTCGATCACGTGGGCGCCCTGGGAGTAGCCGCCCAGAACCAGCTTGGTACTCGGGCACGACGAGGCCATGAATTTCACGTGGTCAATCACGTCGTTGGCGCCGTCGCCTCCGTGCAGCTGCAGACGGCTGGCCGGGTAGTTCACCGGGTAGACCCCGATGTTCATGTCCGCCTGTTGGCGCAGCGAGTCCACGAAAGCCTGTCCGACCCGGCCGATGCCGGGCGGCTCACTGGTGCCGCGAGCGAAGATCACTTCGGCTTCCGGGCAGTCGTTGGCCGTGGCGACGGGGGCGGTGGCTCGAAGGGTGCTGGGCGCGGCCACCAAAGCGGCTGCGGCGGCCAAGGTGGCAGCGGCGCGGCGCCAGCTGTGCTTGTCCACGTCGGAATTCTATCGGCAACCTCGGGAGATCTATCGGCCTGTGGATGAACAGCACAGACCGGACGACTCGCAGGACACTATTGCCCTACCGTATGCCGCAACGACGTGAGGTACCTCCGGGGAATCGTGGGGAGAAATTGCCGGGACCAACAAGCACTTGGCTGCACGTCAGCGGCTACCGATTCCTCGTGCGCCGTATCGAGTCTGCGCTGCAGTATCGCGACATCCCAGCGCTCGGTGCGCCTCTTCGCGCCCGGACAGCATCGTTGGCGGTCGGATGCTTGCTGGCGGCTGTTGCCGTCGTGGGGTACGGCTTCGTTGCCGTGCTGCGACCACAGGCCGCGCTCGGCGATGCCCAGATTGTGATGGGTCGAGAATCCGGAGCGCTGTACGTACGAGTGGGTGACACCTGGCACCCGGTGCTCAACCTGGCCTCCGCGCGGCTTATCGCGCCGAGTGCTGGGAGCCCGCGACGGGTGCGCGAATCCGCATTGGGCCGCACGAAACGCGGCCCAATGTTGGGTATTCCGGGTGCCCCCCAGCTCGTGTCCCGTCCGTTGTCCGGCGATGAGTCCGCGTGGACGATCTGCGATAGTCACGGCGACGGGTCGACGACGGTCATCGTGGGACTCGCCGATCGGGCGCCGATCCAGCGATTGGCTGCCGGGACGAGCATTCTGGTTGCGAGCAGTTTCTCCTCGCCCGTCTATCTGCTTTACGGTGGGCGGCGGGCCGTTGTGGATCTCGCCGATCCCGCAATTGCACGTGCACTGCGACTGGAGGGCCGAGCCCCACAGATCGTCGCGCAATCTCTGCTCACCGCAGTTCCGGAGGTACCGCCGATCGCGGTTCCGCGCATCCGCAGCGGCGGCCGGGTGAGGTCTGGGCTACCTGGGTTTCCGGTCGGCAGCGTGGTGCGCGTCGGCCGCGGTGACGGTGATGAGTACTACGTGGTGTTGCGCGACGGGGTACAGCGAATCGGCCAGTTCGCCGCGGATGTGCTCCGGTTCGCGGCTACCCGGGGCACCAGCAATGTGATCTCGGTGGCTCCCGAGCTGATAGGTGCCGCCCAGATCGTGAACACGCTGCCCGTATCCACCTTTCCGGATTCCGCTCCCGCGCCGGTGCATGGCCCGTGGACAGAAGCGCCGACCACCGTGTGCGTAACGTGGTCTGTCGCGGCGTCGGGCGACGCTGAGGTCGATTTCTTGACCGGCAGCGCTCCGCCGGTGCCGCCAGGGCAGGTGCCGGTGACCCTGGCACAAGCCGACGGCCGCGGCCCCGCGCTGGACGCGGTATAC
It includes:
- a CDS encoding cutinase family protein, with the translated sequence MRLIPVAATAAIVLAPSLTVSAPTAHGASCPDAEVIFARGTDEPPGLGRVGTALVASLREQTGKNIGAYGVDYPADEDFLAATAGANDASDHVQEMAAACPETRLVLGGYSQGAAVIDIVTAAPVPGLGFRDPLPARAAQHVVAVTLFGNPSGRAGRLMTVLSPHFAGKILNLCHPGDPICSNGDQWKAHTSYVPGMTTQAASFVAVRI
- the eccB gene encoding type VII secretion protein EccB encodes the protein MPQRREVPPGNRGEKLPGPTSTWLHVSGYRFLVRRIESALQYRDIPALGAPLRARTASLAVGCLLAAVAVVGYGFVAVLRPQAALGDAQIVMGRESGALYVRVGDTWHPVLNLASARLIAPSAGSPRRVRESALGRTKRGPMLGIPGAPQLVSRPLSGDESAWTICDSHGDGSTTVIVGLADRAPIQRLAAGTSILVASSFSSPVYLLYGGRRAVVDLADPAIARALRLEGRAPQIVAQSLLTAVPEVPPIAVPRIRSGGRVRSGLPGFPVGSVVRVGRGDGDEYYVVLRDGVQRIGQFAADVLRFAATRGTSNVISVAPELIGAAQIVNTLPVSTFPDSAPAPVHGPWTEAPTTVCVTWSVAASGDAEVDFLTGSAPPVPPGQVPVTLAQADGRGPALDAVYLPPGRSAYVAARGLSGDSSRVGTRYLVTDTGVRFGIHDGDAGRALGLPSAAIAAPWPILATLPAGPELSRAQALLARDAVAVGPP